The window TGGTGATTGATGCAATCTGTTACGTGTATCAGAATTATCTGAATCGTAAAGAACTTCACTTTCTGTGGAACTCTCGTAGTGTGAGTAATACAAATTAGTAAACTTTGACAtccttgtaattttcttataaatttggcacgcgtgaaatttttaagacaattcttcaatttttccagtaataataattaggttgAGTTTCTTTCCTCTATGAAATAAAAGTATCCATTAGAATTGTTAATTCACAATATTGCACataatagattctttaaatcttATACCTTTGAGACAGTTCTTTCCAAAAAATAAATGTCTGACCTTAAGTATTATTCTACTATGTTGCTTAGTTTCTTAACGTGTATGTAACCTCTTTATGTATTGTTGACATTCAAGTGTTGGAAATGTGAAAACATATTATTGTTGTGAAATACTTCTTAGCGCTGTCCAAGCGAGAGTACGCGTGCTCTGTGGGCTTCTCCCACTCGCGTTTGCGTCGTCCGAGATACGCGCGGGTGCGACGTTAAAGAGACATCTATGAAGCTGCACATGACGTGCGTATTAGTGACACACGTCGCCGCAGCGAGCCAATGCTACTAATTGCGAAGTACTGCTGCATATTCCTCGCGAACATTGTGACGGGACGGAACGGTTGGAAAGGGAAGCAGGCGCGAGGGGTCCTACCCTGGGCAGTGCTCTCAGACACTGTATAAAATGCCATTAGAAATAATGATATATGTTGTAATATACAAAATGATAAATTCAGTATTATACTTAAAGATACATGCATTTCCTCATTGAAAATGTGAAGCAaacttatacaaatatatcgcCGTTCCAGTGCAACAATGACGTAACCGCAAAAAAGTGATTTTTTAAGAGACGAAGATTGTGGAAAGATTAGATACATCTGAGACTAGTAACGTATTTATCTGAAAATTTGCAAATTTGCAGCCATGTCATTATTGCACTGGAAAGGCAATATAGAGACAAAGTATGTCAaatattctgattttttaatctatctacagatatatatatatatatatgtatataaaaataacaaaaatagagttTAAGGCACCCTTCATTGCATGCACAAAGTGCAGTGtatatgtaatatgtaatatgtaCTTCCTCTTATTTCTTAAAGTGGTTTCTTTTCCGCTGACAGTTATATTGTTACTTAttgatatacaaaaatgtaaTCATTTCTTAAAAAACATCCAGTGCTATTGTGAATTCATAGACTCACGATTTGTAGCCGTATTTGAAGGTGGTTGTTGGATTATTCCTTGAGGATTAGGTCCTGGTCCATTCATACCCATCATCTGATTGTTGCCAGTTCCTTGACGCGCCAATGTTTGTAACGCACCGATCGGATCCGGCATTCCTTGATTCCCAGAGCCGGGTGTGCCTGAAGCAGCACCCCCTGCACCTTTCTTATTATCTAAAAATAAGCCATACATTACAAGGAATTAATAGTTCCAGTTCTATGCACGTATACTTAAACATATATATTACTTAGTTCTCTGACGTGTAGGATCAGCCTGGCTACAAAACCTAGATATTCCTCCTGCAACAAAAGATTAGAACAAGTTTTAGATGAAGTTACGCAACAATAAGTTCTCCCAATACAGAAAATTAAGATGTTAATTTAGTGGTTTGTCAAAAAGTATACACCGCTGGATCTTTTTTTCCTCAAGAAATTCGACATATTATAAATTTCTTCTAAGACATTATGAAGAAGGATAAAAAAGGATTATAACAAACCTTAGTTTTTGCTTTTTGGAAAACATGATTTTCCATGTCAATACTATTTTTTGTTGTGGGCATTCCAGACATCTGAACAGCTTCATCTCTGTGTAGAAGATACAAAACCTTTATCCAATTACTGTATACCTTTGATTTTCATGTAAAGATGATTTTTGTATGAATCCTTATCATTATCTCTTTGTATTAACAGGATCATTATGCTAATGATGACAGTGTTTCACCATCTACACTTTATTAATGCAGATAAACTTACATTTTTGCAATTACGCTCTGTCGAAAGCTCTGTGTTCTCCAAGAATTCTCGTCTGTTgccatttttaatgtttaataacgAACCCAACAGTAAAAATCAACTCGCAACTCTCCTTTATTGAAGTAACTAAATGACTATAAACAAGTATGCAGTAAACTACACCTACAAGCAACTTGAAGCAACGCAACTGTAGGTTGTTCTTTCTTTACGGCACGGTTTACGATATATAAagatatatttaaatgtaaatagtcTCTCCGTAATCAGGTTTCTATGAAAACGATACTTGTTTCATTGTTTTATGGCGGTAGATATCGTTTAATGCGATATAGGCTAtagttttgtattaaaaaaacattgcgCAAAAAGTTACGAATTAAAAATCAGCAAcgttaggccggtattcatagtcgctacttattcttaagcaaatgcttaagcatgcagcatcctctactaacctagtagcttgtaaaggatgccgaatgcttaagcatttgcttaagaataagtagcgactatgaataccggccttaaaagcagttaagtaattaatttcatatgattaatataatataaaatcttTTGCGAAATTAGTGTCTTACATATTCGGCTTAAGTCAAAAGGGCAGGATTTGAGGCTTACCTAACTTTACATAAAATATGGAGAATCGTTCATGAGAATGCCTTATCCCTCTTTAACCTTAAAACAGATGTATGATTTTCTAAATAACCTCTAAATTTAAAATGGCAGCGTTGATGTTAAAAGAGGACGAATTATTACAGAAACATAAGAAAGAACGAAAAGATCTACAAGGTAATTGAATCAAGTATTTCTAAACTTTagttcttttttccttttcatttccctatattaaataaatacaaattcttatAGTATTACCTTATAAAATATGTTTCCTCGattcttatattttaaattgtagcacaaatacaaattttgaagAAGTCGATTTGTAAGGGtgacaagaagaagaagaaggaagttACCGAGGAAATCAGCCATCTAGAAGAAGCTTTAGAAAAAAAGCAGGAAGAGGAGTCGGACAGATGGAAAGTTGCGCATCTTAACATTAATAATACCGAGAATGAAAATTCGGCGAATAATAGTAACGAAGAGACAAAGAATGACAAACAGTGCGAGCAACCGATGCACAGAGTTTCAAAAGCGCAGAAGAGAAGGGATAAAAAAGCAAGTGCGGAGAGGGAGCGCaatcaaaaaataatagaaCAGGAAGCGTTAAATGTTTTTGGGAAGAGAAACGTAGAAATACAaaccataaaaaaaatcctacaaAAACGTGGTCTAATGATTTATGAAATTCCAAGCGATGGCCATTGGTAAGATGCTTGTCCATAAATTGTTCGTTCAACCTTTAtatgtttatattaattttacaatttttacagTCTGTATAACGCAATCGCGCACCAGCTGAAAATCATTCGAGAGACTCCATTGACTCTTCACGAGCTTAG is drawn from Andrena cerasifolii isolate SP2316 chromosome 8, iyAndCera1_principal, whole genome shotgun sequence and contains these coding sequences:
- the LOC143372347 gene encoding deubiquitinase OTUD6B, which translates into the protein MAALMLKEDELLQKHKKERKDLQAQIQILKKSICKGDKKKKKEVTEEISHLEEALEKKQEEESDRWKVAHLNINNTENENSANNSNEETKNDKQCEQPMHRVSKAQKRRDKKASAERERNQKIIEQEALNVFGKRNVEIQTIKKILQKRGLMIYEIPSDGHCLYNAIAHQLKIIRETPLTLHELRTKTAVYLKENMNEFLPFISNPDSDDILSPEQYEKYCNDVADTSAWGGAIELQVLSHVLKCPIEVIQASGAPYVVGSDYNNDKKMILTYHRHMYELGAHYNSVTNYVTEEES